In one Brienomyrus brachyistius isolate T26 chromosome 12, BBRACH_0.4, whole genome shotgun sequence genomic region, the following are encoded:
- the LOC125705025 gene encoding uncharacterized protein LOC125705025 isoform X2, with protein sequence MPIFNNLQIHSSTHANHKPEPKARTELTLITSRSATAPSPTRQSRQYTAQYTAQYTAQYTAQYTAQYTAQYTAQYTAQYTAQYTAQYTAQYTAQYTAQYTAQYTAQYTAQYTAQYTAQYTAQYTAQYTAQYTAQYTAQYTAQYTAQYTAQYTAQYTAQYTAQYTAQYTAQYTAQYTTQYTAQYTAQYTAQYTAQYTCHTVTGREPLYSKRSQGFSAGSDWTMLQLIIIEYLLSSFLPPRP encoded by the exons ATGCCCATCTTCAATAATCTGCAAATACACTCCAGTACACATGCCAACCACAAACCTGAACCCAAAGCTAGAACAGAACTGACCCTCATCACATCCAGGTCAGCCACAGCTCCCTCCCCAACACGACAATCAAGGCAATACACAGC CCAGTACACAGCCCAGTACACAGCCCAGTACACAGCCCAATACACAGCCCAGTACACAGCCCAATACACAGCCCAATACACAGCCCAGTACACAGCCCAATACACAGCCCAATACACAGCTCAGTACACAGCCCAGTACACAGCCCAATACACAGCCCAGTACACAGCCCAGTACACAGCCCAATACACAGCCCAATACACAGCCCAATACACAGCCCAGTACACAGCCCAGTACACAGCCCAATACACAGCCCAGTACACAGCCCAATACACAGCCCAGTACACAGCCCAGTACACAGCCCAATACACAGCCCAGTACACAGCCCAGTACACAGCCCAGTACACAGCCCAATACACAGCCCAGTACACAGCCCAGTACACAACCCAATACACAGCCCAGTACACAGCCCAGTACACAGCCCAGTACACAGCCCAGTACACATGCCATACCGTGACTGGCAGGGAGCCGCTGTACAGTAAACGCTCCCAAGGTTTTTCTGCTGGTTCTGATTGGACTATGCTTCAGCTAATTATCATAGAGTATTTATTATCTTCCTTCTTACCTCCGAGACCATAA
- the LOC125705025 gene encoding uncharacterized protein LOC125705025 isoform X1 has translation MPIFNNLQIHSSTHANHKPEPKARTELTLITSRSATAPSPTRQSRQYTAQYTAQYTAQYTAQYTAQYTAQYTAQYTAQYTAQYTAQYTAQYTAQYTAQYTAQYTAQYTAQYTAQYTAQYTAQYTAQYTAQYTAQYTAQYTAQYTAQYTAQYTAQYTAQYTAQYTAQYTAQYTAQYTAQYTAQYTAQYTAQYTAQYTAQYTTQYTAQYTAQYTAQYTAQYTCHTVTGREPLYSKRSQGFSAGSDWTMLQLIIIEYLLSSFLPPRP, from the exons ATGCCCATCTTCAATAATCTGCAAATACACTCCAGTACACATGCCAACCACAAACCTGAACCCAAAGCTAGAACAGAACTGACCCTCATCACATCCAGGTCAGCCACAGCTCCCTCCCCAACACGACAATCAAGGCAATACACAGC CCAGTACACAGCCCAGTACACAGCCCAATACACAGCCCAGTACACAGCCCAGTACACAGCCCAATACACAGCCCAGTACACAGCCCAGTACACAGCCCAGTACACAGCCCAATACACAGCCCAGTACACAGCCCAATACACAGCCCAATACACAGCCCAGTACACAGCCCAATACACAGCCCAATACACAGCTCAGTACACAGCCCAGTACACAGCCCAATACACAGCCCAGTACACAGCCCAGTACACAGCCCAATACACAGCCCAATACACAGCCCAATACACAGCCCAGTACACAGCCCAGTACACAGCCCAATACACAGCCCAGTACACAGCCCAATACACAGCCCAGTACACAGCCCAGTACACAGCCCAATACACAGCCCAGTACACAGCCCAGTACACAGCCCAGTACACAGCCCAATACACAGCCCAGTACACAGCCCAGTACACAACCCAATACACAGCCCAGTACACAGCCCAGTACACAGCCCAGTACACAGCCCAGTACACATGCCATACCGTGACTGGCAGGGAGCCGCTGTACAGTAAACGCTCCCAAGGTTTTTCTGCTGGTTCTGATTGGACTATGCTTCAGCTAATTATCATAGAGTATTTATTATCTTCCTTCTTACCTCCGAGACCATAA